The genome window GCATTGAGAGGTGCTGTCAGTCTGCAATCAGTCTTGTTTGTACACTGCATGCGAGGGGCCGGGAGAACTGTTACAAGACCATAACTAACCAACAAACTCTGGGAACTGCCCGTTTAACGGCTGCTGTGTAACATTTGACCGTCATAAGTGAAAACAGACCATTcaggaactacactgaacaaaaatcaaaacgcaacatgtaaagtgttgatcccatgtttcatgagctgaaataaaatatcccagaaatctTGTATACGCACAAAAAACATATCTCTCCAATGTTTTGCACAcgtgtttacatccatgttagtgagcatttctccattgccaagataatccatccacctgacaggtgtggcatgtcaagaagttgattaaacatcatgatcattacacatgtgcaccttgtgctggggacaataaaaaggccactctaaaatgtgcagttttgtcacacaacacaatgccacagatgtctcaagttttgagggagtgtgcaattggcatgctgactgcaggaatgtccaccatagctaTTGCCAGAgagttgaatgttcatttctctatcataagcagtctccaacgtcgttttagagaatttggcagtacatccaaccggcctcacaaccgcagaccacgtgtaaccacggcagCCCAGAGGActtccacattcggcttcttcacctgcgggatcgtctgagaccagccacccggacagctgatgaaactgtgggtttgcacagccaaagaatgtctgcacaaactgtcagaaaacgtctcagggaagctcatctgcgtgctcgtcatcctcaccagggtcttgacctgactgcagttcagcgtcgtaaccgacttcagaggGCATATGCTCATATGGCCACTGACAAGCTGGACaattgtgctcttcacggatgaatcccggtttcaactgtaccagatGGCAGAAGgcatgtatggcgtcatgtggaYGagtggtttgttgatgtcaacRttgtgaacagagtgccccatggtgatggtggggttatggtatgggcaggcataagctacagacaacgaacacaactgcattttattgatggcaatttgaatgcacagagataccgtgacgagatcccgaggcccattatTGTAcaattcatccgccaccatcacctcatgtttcagcataataatgcacagcCCCCTTTGGCAAGCAtccgtacacaattcctggaagctgaaaatgtcccagttcttccctggaaacccatttcattaagctcctgacgaacagttattctgTATAGTGTATCTATAtagtgtatctgtgaccaacagatgcatatctgtattcccagtcgtgaaattcgtagattagggcctaattcatttatttcaattgactgatttccttatatgaactataactcagtaaaatctacaAAATTGTTGCGTtaaaatttttgttcagtgtacattcccAGGTCTGCACAACACAATGTTGAACCTctgcaacacaacacaatgttgaaCCTCTGCAACACAACATAATGCGGTTTCAAACTCCTGAAGGCTGAGTTCATTGACTTTCACGCTGTTTTATTCCCCTAAAATGTTTCCGTTTTGAAGAGAGTTCAATGTAGCCATACCGCAAAATGGTCTCAGTCAATGTCATCAAATGACCRAAGTTATAAGTAGGCCTAGAGACTGTATAAGCACTCTATAAGYACAACAGGTTTTGCTTTTGACTATATTTCCCCTTATTTGTTGAAGAATAATACTTACTATGACATTTGTTTAGAGTCCTTTGAATGGCTTGKACACAGGAGCAATTGGCCGTTTCCATTTCTGACCCCTCATGTTTTTCGACTCAATGGCCTCAGGCAGGCTTGTACCCACAGTATAACCAAATCATCATACGTGGAGGGGGAGTATATAACACACAACAAATTGAATGTGCCTCGTTTTGCATTTGCTTTGCTTTTAGACRTTATGCATCTCCCTTCAAAGAAAAGCACAGGCTTAGACAGAGAACGCAGTCTAAAAGGTGGATGGCTGGCTCACTCGCTCGCTTGCTGTTGTTTTGTCAGGTTTCCCAAAATACTTCATATTTCAAAATGTTCAGTCACCTTGTAACTGCCATCCCCGGAGTTTTTCATCCCCTCAAACAGGTGAGAGTGTTTCTTAAAAGCACTGAGAGAAACATCAATTATCCTGCAAGAGAGAAACACAAGGTCTAACTTTGCCACAGCTCAGGTGGCAAATATAACATAAGCAAGGGATTACTCTAAAACATTTTAGGTCAGTGCTGCTCAGATGAGGACTGAAATGACTGCCAAGAATTACTCTTAGTTTCAAGTCTGCTGCTCAGGTGaggactgaaatgactgcaaggaattattcttattttcagtgacgaTCAGATGAGGACTAAAATTAATTGTCTACGAGCAATGTATAGACCCGGATGACTCCAGGATATCACATAGCAAACAAGACSACCATTGAACGTGCACTGAATGACAAAAGGTAAGACGAATACCTTTGCAAGCTGTGATAAAACTAGAGGAGATGCCACAGCACACTGAAGGTGAGATGGTCACGCAGAAGGAGACTCTACCTGTGTATCTCGGGGCTCTTTCTTGGCTTCATCATTTCCTTTTGTGCAGCTCTTCTTTGGTACATGGCAAATCGCTCATTTAGAGTCATTCCGTTGGATGGAAAGTGCTGTGCTGTAATCAACAGGAACCAGAACTTGTGTTACACAACAGATATGACCATACATTCTGTGCCAATGCACNGTGTTACACAACAGATATGACCATAcattctgtgccaatgcaccttCCTATTACTTTAAATTCATAAGTTACGCACAGTGTTAGCTTGTGACcataaaaacaatattttcagCTGTATcaaaggttatatatatattttaatgtgaGTTCATTAGCCTCATAGGGTCATAAAATGTATTATACCCATGCAAATGTTTCATAGcaatgaaaaacatttttggaaAACTTCTCGAAACCAAATTCAATTAGATAACATTTGTGCCTGAAAAACGACTCGATGTTTttttggtgtacagcaatatttttCCATAATCTTTCCCACACAGGATTGCAATGTGTGGCAGGGCTAGATAGGCATACTGGCCAAGCTATTTCACAAGCATTTGGCAACCCTTTTCAGTTTGACCTATCAAATTATATACTCTATAGGCTATATAAACCTTTTGATATCGCAATTGCACCTGTGTTAAAGCACAGCTAGCAGAGAGACTGGTCAGTTGCAAAGGATCATGGGTGAGAGAGGTCAGTCACCTTTTATGTAGTGGACAATGGTGACAATGTGCTGTGCAAACAGCTCTGAGGGACTCCTTTGTAACTGTGTGGCCTGAATGTGCTGGAAGACAGAGCGAAACTCCTGCTCCTTTTTAGTAGGATGCACAAGATCCCGTGATGACCTTCGCTCACCAACCATAAAGCCAGAGGAGCTGGGGaagagacaaagcaaaaacatttcatttgatgTTTCACCTTTTCCCTTTATGGCGAAAATAAACAGAGAACAAAGAGAATGGGATCTTTCTCATGAGACTTTAATAAACACCTGAAAGATTTAAATCGGGAGGGGTAATGTCAGTATCTCAATTGTCATAGCACACATCTTTATTCATTTTGACAAAGCTCATGGTTTCATAGAACTATGACTCAAAGAGGCTATAAAACATGGTCCAGGCCTGAGCCAAAGAGTGTGTCTCATGATTCATGGCTTCCTGCTAATGGAGATTGAAACCTATCCAAGGCGATAAGGCATCAGAGTCTCTGTGAATCTATGTGATGATGGTGCATACTGCTTACCTTGCCATGTCATCCCTGAGAGAATCCATTCTGACACTGAACTCCGCTCCTCTTTTCTCAGAGGCCCTTGGGGGAGAGTCCTCCCCCCTGACCACGAACATCTCTCGGTCAGAGTTCCTCCATGGTGCGGGTGTGGGGGACGGGCTGGAGGCAgctttctccttcctcctgtctttRCTGACGTTCTCCGGGGAGAAGCCTCTGAGCATGCCCGCTATGGCCTCTCTCTTGGCCAGGGCCGCAGCTATGGCCGCAGCCTTCTCCTGCTTCCGGCTGCGGTAAATCTCCTCCGCCATGGCATCAAGATCATCATATTTGGCAGCCACCTGCAAGTTGGCCAGGTCCTCCCACTTGCCGAAGCGCTCCTCAAATAGCTCGCGGGCCGAGAGGGTGACTTTGCTCTTGGGCTTGGGCGACTCGTCGTCCTCCYGGTCATGCTCTTTGCGGAGCACCTTGGGACGGGGCTTGGGTATCAACTCCTCTTCCTCGCCATCGCAGGAAAAGAAAGGGGAGGCTTTCAAGAAGCGGTTCAACGACACATTCCCCTCATCGTCAAAGTCTTCCCTGTACTTCTCATTCTCCCCTTTGTCGGGCTCTCTGTCAAAGATGCCCCCAGAGGCCTTCATGCCATTCCCTTTCTCCCGCTCCACATCCCCACCWTTGGTTTCCATCTCTCTGCCATTCTCCCAACCGGACTGCTTTTTCTTATGATTGTGCTCTTCCAAGAACCTAGACAATggcgaagagagaaagagaaacaactgTGTTTAAATGCATCTTGAACAACAGTTCAGGTGAGTGCCCTGCAACTTTATTACAAAACAATGCGAAAGAAATAAGGATGCTTGTCAATGGTGTAGGTAAAAATCCCATTTATTGTGGAAGACTTAGGGTAATGGATGATAAAGTTGTAAACATAGAATATGACGGCCAGSAAAAGATCTCCCTTCTTCAAAGGCCCAAGCCATGAGGGATTTGTCATGGTTAGTGCAGCGTTGACTGGCCAAGAAAASACACACATCTCAAACCTCCCAAGGGTCTGGTATGCCTTCTCAACTTACAAACTCTTGTTTCAGCATGCTATGACGACCACCRCTTCCCCAAGGGCTTAGGGCCAAGAACAAATACCAGGGACAAATCMTTCTACGTGGTGCATGACGCATTGGGAAAGAaccatgaattctaaatacaaataaaagactCATACAATTGGCACATTACAACGATCTACTAACCTCACTAAATGAAAGGTTTCAATAAATATGACAGATATTTCCTAGCCATGAAAAGGGTCTTTCACCAAAATGTTGACAATAATCGTGTGCTACAACGTGAACTTGGGGGCAGTAAATTCTTGCACCAGAAATGAGAAAaacatggtagtgtgtgtgttaacctTTCACTTCTAAAGATATTTYATAAGTGGCAAAGAGAAAAGGAGACAAATATTTGTATTACCTTTTGAACACTGAAGAGATAGCTGCTTTATCCCCTGCYAGGTTGTCTTTAGAGAAGAAGCCAAAGCCAGAGAACACAGGTGTGGGGCTTTTCTGAGAAGGGCTTTTGGTGGAAGGTGAACTGCCCACCGTCTGTATCTGCCATGAGGGGGCACCATTGTAATTGGGGCCATTAGCATTAGTGCTTTTAGGAGAGGGACTAGACTGGGTCGAAGCTGGAGCGCCCTGACCAATGATAACAGCTGAGCGCACCTGAGGACTTGACCCCTTGGGGCTGTTGCTGTGATCCGTCACGCCCTGCCAGTTAGCCTTGGGCTTGTCCCCACTGTCGCCCCCATCAGGCCCTGCAGACCCCCCTGTGTTCTCCACGGGCTCaccatgtcctcctcctcctttcttctggACCTCCTTGGAGGCAGAACGCTCCTCCTTGACATCCTTAGAGTTCTGCGTAGCCGACCCAGAGCCCGACCTGCGTGTGGGAGAGGAGGAATGTGAGGAAGAGGAGTGGTGGGAACGCCGGGATCGGGGCGAGGAAGAGCGGTCCGAGTACTTGGAGTGGCTGTGGGAATGAGGGCTACCAGAGCGCTTTTTAGGGATACGGGATCGTCCCTGTCTCGGGCTGTGgggttgttgctgctgctgttgttgttgctgctgctgctgctgttggggGTGCTGCTGTTGGGGGTGCTGCCTGTAGTTCTGCCAGTTATTGGGGCGGTAGTTGTTATAGCCGCCTCCCCCACCCCTCTGGAAGCGCCCCCGTGGGAAGTAGCCACRCCCTCGGCCTCTGAAGTAGTAGGGCCTCCGGAAGCCTCGGTGGTAGCCCCGGAACTCGCGGTTATTATTCTGGTACTCCCTTGGGTAGTTCCGTTCTCGGTTATTGTGGGATGGAGAATGAGATCTGGAGCGCGAGCGAGTGCGGGACCTAGAGCTTTgaaagtgggagaaagagagaaggcagAAGGGATAGAAAGATGAAAGGGAGGGAAGACGAAGAGAAGATGACTGATTACACCTTCCATTGTATAAATATCATTAGAAAAAAAGTACTTTGAGGAATAAGGTGTGCAATGCTGTTTTTCTCAAGACTATAAACAACCTTATAGCCTGAGCAATACATTTGTTTGTGTTGCTTAAGAAAGTGATGCTGTCCTCCTTCCAAGACGTTTGAAACAACTAGGCCAACACATTTTGTTTCAAGTTCACATTGGGTCTACAGCTTAAAAAATAATCAAGTGCCTGCTGGTTacaggaagaaaagaaaaaaagggaCAGACACTCATGTACTTAGCAGTTTTGTTTCTGCAAAGTACATCATAATCCCATGTATATGGCACACTGACGCATCTGTGTGCATCTGACAAATATATTAACAGAGGYAGCAAACCACATCTTAAAATGTAACTGCTGGGAAGTGGGAATACATGGGTGCACAATGGAGAAAAACAGACTTCTCGATTCGTCTAGAGACATGGCTGTGAGGTCTACCCAGTCCACATGGTGGCTCCATAGCACCATGGACACTAAAGCATAACCGAAGTAGCCTTCAGTACCACTAGACAAGTTTCTCCAGGTTCTAAACAATCTATCGCCTCTGTAAGTATTAAGATTTAGTTGACCATCTGTAGCTAAGATGGTCCATCTTAGCTACAGTAAAGAAAACAACCTAATTTAAAGAGGATACATCTGAGACTACTCACATATCAGCACGATCCGACGATAAATAGCCTAGTAAATAGTCAGAATCCTTTGATAACATATGAGTTAAGTCATTAAAATCTCAAACTGCTCRGCAGCTTTGCACTGCAGTCGATATCCCTACGCAGGCAAAAAAGTCAGCATTACAGAAAAATACCTCAAATTACATCACTTAGACTAAAAGCGCACAAAATCGAAAAAGAAAACCACTATTGACAGAACAATCTAGTACTCCTAAGTAAGACCCATCTGGAAACCTTTGAAGTAAACAACAGAGCCCTGCGGTACTACTCACCCAGTGTGTTTTTTCATTGGAATAAAGAGTGAGTAGAGAAGGTAGTGCACCGAGCAGCATTGCACACTCACATTGAAAGCAAGACACTCTGCATCTCTTATGCTGAGCACTAGTGGAAAGAGGCAGTCACATGGGCCATATGGGAAAAATGTCTACTCTAATCCTTCAAAGCAAAAGGAGGGGGCTCGGCTTGCCAATTACCCTGGCTGGCCAGCCTGCCCAGAAACCTAGACTAAAAGGAGAAATTCAGTCAGCCAGCTACTATATACAGGGATTTAGGACGGCTAAAAGCAGTTTTATGATGGAAATGGCCTAATATTACATAATACAGCATGTACAGCATTTTAAAACCAAACAATGTAGGCTATCTTTGCATTGGATTTAAATTTCACTTGAAATGCTAAGGATTTGTGGGTAAATGCAGTACTTTTGATGAAGGAACATTTCATAGAATGCTTACATCTAAAATAAGTCATTTTTTTGGCGTGTGCCGTCTTGTACTGCGAGAGGGTTACATTTCATACACTAAACAGTGATAGGCCAATCCAGGTCCAGCATTGACTTGCAAGTTCAAGCCATCTCTTTTCTGAACTCACAGAACTCAAGACCATGGCTTAATAGTGCCATGCAGTGTCACTCCACAGGAGAATAGCTGCCATGCATTTTAGACTCCACAAAACAATTCTGCCAGCAGTTTCCCTTGCAAATGAACAACATTGCAGCCGACTGACAGATTCATTTCCATTTAGGGCTACACATCATAGTAAAAGCACTAGGTAGATGTTGAACATGTAGCCTATTAAGGAATGCCAATATCGTAGTAAGGGAaaagggggtacctagtcagttgtactgaatgcattcaactgaaatgtgtcttccgcatttaaaccaacccctctgaatcagagatgcAAATAATTCTGAAATGTTTCTGGTGCAAGTCAAAGGCCTGTGTAGTAGTGGGCGAGCTCATTACAATAGCCAAGAACCAAGTCTCACTGAGgcaagtgtgccatcacagcaccaGAGCTCTTTCCCACACACATCAATTCCCTTTGTATAAAGTGCACCCGACCCTGGGTAAGGCCAGTACAAAGCTGTTGTCGCTCTGCAGTTAATATGAGCGCCAACTCaccataaaacacaggaaatgcaTGGGTTGAGGCAGGAAATCAAAAAGTGTATGCTTCAGCACCACTGTAACCCCTTCCAAGCACACTCAAATATTACACCATGGACATCTGCAGAAAGactggggtgtcagctatgacatgacaccttgactGTAACGAGtacactgagagtcgggaagcaagttcagggagtgagtgagtgttttaataaataaacaaaccaacaaacacaaaacacaaacaacgcaccgacatgaaacagagtcaataacacctgaggaaagaaccaaggggagtgacagatatagggaagataatcaaggaggtgatggagtccaggtgagtgtcatgaggcgcaggtgcgtgagacgatggtgacaggtgtgcgggataatcagcagcctgatgacctagaggccggagagggagtatacgtgacattgactttgaaaaaatctattttggttattgaactacactaagtgaagtggatttacactaTTAACATAATTGAGTTAAaggaatttcatcatgggtctcTGATCTGACCTACATATAAATGCATAactatggatatgaatgtcattctcttcatggtgatgtatcctgaataggtacacaaaggtagaaatatgcaatatcctcctttgcatatttggatATTATTTTTAATGAGCTCCGCCACCAAACAAGACCCTATTTGGTTGGTCCAGaacggaccaaatctgaaccaatcattgacgtctatgtttcacaagtttggacatcaaagtacagcacagtagagctcagtagagtatagtagagtacagcacagcacagtagagtagaattcagtgcagtacagtagagttcagtagagtagagtatattaAAGTAGAGTAGAATTTAGTCAAGTATAATTCAGTTCAGAACAGTATTCGGAACTGTACAGTTCAGTACAatacattatagtgtactcaactctagtgtgctctactgtgtactgtactgaactctactccactctattcTCGAGTACTGAACTATACACTGCTTTTCTTTACTTTACtgttgtaaggggtgcgtactggcggcagagaagtcagacgcaggagagcaaaaactgtgtttccaacggcgcagtttaataacaaaaacccaccggaaaacagaacaatcaataaatgggtacataacccgacacacaccagacaatacgtgcacaagcacttacaataaacaattccggacgaggacatggagggaacagagggttaaatacacaacatgtcattgctggaattgaaaccaggtgtgagggaagacaagacaaaaccaatggaaaatgaaaggtggatcggcgatggctagaagaccggtgacgtcgaccgcccgaACGCCGCCCTAAccaggagagggaccgacttcggcggaagtcgtgacaactgtactctactgtgctctactgtactgtaatgtactgtgcgTTCCAATTTTGTGTAACATAGatatctatgattggttcagatttggtccgatcTGGGCCAAATGAAGGATGAGGAtgctgctggttacagtaaatggaaagagagggggctcatgggtaggtgtcagtaagagctgtgagaggtgacattaattggaggtagagaaggagagagagagggaggggttgtccgACTCTTCacactcttgctttgaccacctGACGACAGAAATAGAAAGGATACCGTTATCAGCTGAACATAACCATATTCCAGTggaaggacagtagcaggtgacccaactgtggtttgtgactactatgatttcccattttAGCAGAAATTCTGTTACCGATCTTTCTGAAATTCTGTTACCGATTTGGTCGCAGAATTACAAGTTTTatccacttaataattcataaacaaagtgTATATtagtaaaaacactataactaattgatagctctacctttacttgttatttctgtgaactttcattatcctctctcctcttattagaaattagaaaatatcttaaagatagaGWATGTGGGATATTGGTAAYAgaatttcaaggcacaaggcaatgtttcttaaacttactgAAGGCAGAAAACATGTTAAGTGTTGATATTatttggcaggggtctttacttcaacattattgtgttttaatgtatttctaaTTGATGACTTTATGACTTTCTCTGGTAGATGTTTTATAAGACCCATTTTCCATGTTTGACAAGAAATCAAAGCCTTCGCTTATTCCAGCTTTAAATGACgtgcagcttataaaggcttcataaagccttcaaaaagccttcataaacactacataaatgtgttacaaataaTCTATAACTATATGTCATGCCTTATAAAGAAACTAAGAAACGTAGATTTTTTtgtgtagttgccctttaattctGCGCTCATGCCCTGCACTGTGGTTTGGTTAGAGGGTTTTCCGTAGTGCAATAATCGCACATGTGATGATTATGTATTCCATATACAATGATTCGTATTGTGACCgccaatggaatgggtggagtaaaTGGCCAGCAACACTTCATATTATTCAGAGCCCCAAgaaatgacaccatatatacagtaccagtcacctactcattcaagggtttttctttatatttactattttctaaattgtagaataatagtgaagacatcaaatctatgaaataacatcatgtGCTAAccaaaaacagtgttaaacaaataaaaatatattttctatttgagattcttcaatgtagccactctttgccttgatgacagctttgcacactcttgacattctctcaaccagcgtcatgaggtagtcacatggaatgcatttcagttaacaggtgtgccttgttaaaagttcatttgtggaatttacttccttcttaatgcgtttgagccaatcagttgtgttgtgacaaggtaagggtggtatacagaagatagccctatttggtaaaagaccaagtccatattatgtcgagaacagcttaaataagcaaaggaaAACGACAGtcattcat of Salvelinus sp. IW2-2015 unplaced genomic scaffold, ASM291031v2 Un_scaffold16268, whole genome shotgun sequence contains these proteins:
- the LOC112080345 gene encoding thyroid hormone receptor-associated protein 3 isoform X4, with the protein product MSKATKSASKSRSHSRSRSSSRSRSRKHRYRSRTRSRSRSHSPSHNNRERNYPREYQNNNREFRGYHRGFRRPYYFRGRGXGYFPRGRFQRGGGGGYNNYRPNNWQNYRQHPQQQHPQQQQQQQQQQQQQQPHSPRQGRSRIPKKRSGSPHSHSHSKYSDRSSSPRSRRSHHSSSSHSSSPTRRSGSGSATQNSKDVKEERSASKEVQKKGGGGHGEPVENTGGSAGPDGGDSGDKPKANWQGVTDHSNSPKGSSPQVRSAVIIGQGAPASTQSSPSPKSTNANGPNYNGAPSWQIQTVGSSPSTKSPSQKSPTPVFSGFGFFSKDNLAGDKAAISSVFKRFLEEHNHKKKQSGWENGREMETXGGDVEREKGNGMKASGGIFDREPDKGENEKYREDFDDEGNVSLNRFLKASPFFSCDGEEEELIPKPRPKVLRKEHDXEDDESPKPKSKVTLSARELFEERFGKWEDLANLQVAAKYDDLDAMAEEIYRSRKQEKAAAIAAALAKREAIAGMLRGFSPENVSKDRRKEKAASSPSPTPAPWRNSDREMFVVRGEDSPPRASEKRGAEFSVRMDSLRDDMASSSGFMVGERRSSRDLVHPTKKEQEFRSVFQHIQATQLQRSPSELFAQHIVTIVHYIKAQHFPSNGMTLNERFAMYQRRAAQKEMMKPRKSPEIHRIIDVSLSAFKKHSHLFEGMKNSGDGSYKDEGKKIKGDSMDLRXDIERRKKYSTRERDYKQDGGRDSGDSPEASMDRSAEKSSKHHKKSKKNKKXQSRSRSSSSSAESHRGGDYPHKEPELKDEGFNKARLGPRGDYGGPTERGRGRGGFQFRIRGRGWNRGNDQGNNANGNPPNMAIPVHPKNXDLDPEYTPKSRKYYLHDDREGERKWVDNRGRGNFLRGSRGRFIIRKASVGPPNNKSSPKWTHDKFQVNGGEEEGEPQEXVMEQDHKDQEKSEDIENTEQ
- the LOC112080345 gene encoding thyroid hormone receptor-associated protein 3 isoform X1, producing MSKATKSASKSRSHSRSRSSSRSRSRKHRYSSRSRTRSRSRSHSPSHNNRERNYPREYQNNNREFRGYHRGFRRPYYFRGRGXGYFPRGRFQRGGGGGYNNYRPNNWQNYRQHPQQQHPQQQQQQQQQQQQQQPHSPRQGRSRIPKKRSGSPHSHSHSKYSDRSSSPRSRRSHHSSSSHSSSPTRRSGSGSATQNSKDVKEERSASKEVQKKGGGGHGEPVENTGGSAGPDGGDSGDKPKANWQGVTDHSNSPKGSSPQVRSAVIIGQGAPASTQSSPSPKSTNANGPNYNGAPSWQIQTVGSSPSTKSPSQKSPTPVFSGFGFFSKDNLAGDKAAISSVFKRFLEEHNHKKKQSGWENGREMETXGGDVEREKGNGMKASGGIFDREPDKGENEKYREDFDDEGNVSLNRFLKASPFFSCDGEEEELIPKPRPKVLRKEHDXEDDESPKPKSKVTLSARELFEERFGKWEDLANLQVAAKYDDLDAMAEEIYRSRKQEKAAAIAAALAKREAIAGMLRGFSPENVSKDRRKEKAASSPSPTPAPWRNSDREMFVVRGEDSPPRASEKRGAEFSVRMDSLRDDMASSSGFMVGERRSSRDLVHPTKKEQEFRSVFQHIQATQLQRSPSELFAQHIVTIVHYIKAQHFPSNGMTLNERFAMYQRRAAQKEMMKPRKSPEIHRIIDVSLSAFKKHSHLFEGMKNSGDGSYKDEGKKIKGDSMDLRXDIERRKKYSTRERDYKQDGGRDSGDSPEASMDRSAEKSSKHHKKSNSSSRKNKKXQSRSRSSSSSAESHRGGDYPHKEPELKDEGFNKARLGPRGDYGGPTERGRGRGGFQFRIRGRGWNRGNDQGNNANGNPPNMAIPVHPKNXDLDPEYTPKSRKYYLHDDREGERKWVDNRGRGNFLRGSRGRFIIRKASVGPPNNKSSPKWTHDKFQVNGGEEEGEPQEXVMEQDHKDQEKSEDIENTEQ
- the LOC112080345 gene encoding thyroid hormone receptor-associated protein 3 isoform X3; this encodes MSKATKSASKSRSHSRSRSSSRSRSRKHRYSSRSRTRSRSRSHSPSHNNRERNYPREYQNNNREFRGYHRGFRRPYYFRGRGXGYFPRGRFQRGGGGGYNNYRPNNWQNYRQHPQQQHPQQQQQQQQQQQQQQPHSPRQGRSRIPKKRSGSPHSHSHSKYSDRSSSPRSRRSHHSSSSHSSSPTRRSGSGSATQNSKDVKEERSASKEVQKKGGGGHGEPVENTGGSAGPDGGDSGDKPKANWQGVTDHSNSPKGSSPQVRSAVIIGQGAPASTQSSPSPKSTNANGPNYNGAPSWQIQTVGSSPSTKSPSQKSPTPVFSGFGFFSKDNLAGDKAAISSVFKRFLEEHNHKKKQSGWENGREMETXGGDVEREKGNGMKASGGIFDREPDKGENEKYREDFDDEGNVSLNRFLKASPFFSCDGEEEELIPKPRPKVLRKEHDXEDDESPKPKSKVTLSARELFEERFGKWEDLANLQVAAKYDDLDAMAEEIYRSRKQEKAAAIAAALAKREAIAGMLRGFSPENVSKDRRKEKAASSPSPTPAPWRNSDREMFVVRGEDSPPRASEKRGAEFSVRMDSLRDDMASSSGFMVGERRSSRDLVHPTKKEQEFRSVFQHIQATQLQRSPSELFAQHIVTIVHYIKAQHFPSNGMTLNERFAMYQRRAAQKEMMKPRKSPEIHRIIDVSLSAFKKHSHLFEGMKNSGDGSYKDEGKKIKGDSMDLRXDIERRKKYSTRERDYKQDGGRDSGDSPEASMDRSAEKSSKHHKKSKKNKKXQSRSRSSSSSAESHRGGDYPHKEPELKDEGFNKARLGPRGDYGGPTERGRGRGGFQFRIRGRGWNRGNDQGNNANGNPPNMAIPVHPKNXDLDPEYTPKSRKYYLHDDREGERKWVDNRGRGNFLRGSRGRFIIRKASVGPPNNKSSPKWTHDKFQVNGGEEEGEPQEXVMEQDHKDQEKSEDIENTEQ
- the LOC112080345 gene encoding thyroid hormone receptor-associated protein 3 isoform X2; the encoded protein is MSKATKSASKSRSHSRSRSSSRSRSRKHRYRSRTRSRSRSHSPSHNNRERNYPREYQNNNREFRGYHRGFRRPYYFRGRGXGYFPRGRFQRGGGGGYNNYRPNNWQNYRQHPQQQHPQQQQQQQQQQQQQQPHSPRQGRSRIPKKRSGSPHSHSHSKYSDRSSSPRSRRSHHSSSSHSSSPTRRSGSGSATQNSKDVKEERSASKEVQKKGGGGHGEPVENTGGSAGPDGGDSGDKPKANWQGVTDHSNSPKGSSPQVRSAVIIGQGAPASTQSSPSPKSTNANGPNYNGAPSWQIQTVGSSPSTKSPSQKSPTPVFSGFGFFSKDNLAGDKAAISSVFKRFLEEHNHKKKQSGWENGREMETXGGDVEREKGNGMKASGGIFDREPDKGENEKYREDFDDEGNVSLNRFLKASPFFSCDGEEEELIPKPRPKVLRKEHDXEDDESPKPKSKVTLSARELFEERFGKWEDLANLQVAAKYDDLDAMAEEIYRSRKQEKAAAIAAALAKREAIAGMLRGFSPENVSKDRRKEKAASSPSPTPAPWRNSDREMFVVRGEDSPPRASEKRGAEFSVRMDSLRDDMASSSGFMVGERRSSRDLVHPTKKEQEFRSVFQHIQATQLQRSPSELFAQHIVTIVHYIKAQHFPSNGMTLNERFAMYQRRAAQKEMMKPRKSPEIHRIIDVSLSAFKKHSHLFEGMKNSGDGSYKDEGKKIKGDSMDLRXDIERRKKYSTRERDYKQDGGRDSGDSPEASMDRSAEKSSKHHKKSNSSSRKNKKXQSRSRSSSSSAESHRGGDYPHKEPELKDEGFNKARLGPRGDYGGPTERGRGRGGFQFRIRGRGWNRGNDQGNNANGNPPNMAIPVHPKNXDLDPEYTPKSRKYYLHDDREGERKWVDNRGRGNFLRGSRGRFIIRKASVGPPNNKSSPKWTHDKFQVNGGEEEGEPQEXVMEQDHKDQEKSEDIENTEQ